Genomic window (Centroberyx gerrardi isolate f3 chromosome 9, fCenGer3.hap1.cur.20231027, whole genome shotgun sequence):
GTTTGTAGTAAAGCATTTCAAACACATAACAGAAGCCCACCTTGTTTAGTGTTACAGTCATATTTGGTGACATTTGCCTTGCTGTCTTTAATCGTCAATTCAACGTTACAATCAGCCTCCACCTCCTgcaaggaaaaggagagagatgttATTTCTCAGGAAGCTGAACTCCTTCAGGGTGGGTAGAAAGCGTGTGACTATTTTACACTCTTGTTATTGCATGGTATGGAAACCTGTCCTCAACCAACAGAAACAAACTGCAGAATATAGTTAAGGTGTGTGGCAGCTACCTGACATCTTTGACCAGCGGGTTCACAGGAAAGCCAGACCCATACTGGGGTTTCTCCTTCATCCCTTTATGGGGAATTTGAGTTTCTTTCCTCTGGCAGAAGATTTAGATCACCAAAGGTGAGGAACTCTTTTATTTCTCGTGCCATTAACTTGCATAACACTGGTTAATGTACTTTTTAATAGGATAGTCTTTTGTTTGATAATATATTGTCTATGTTCTTAATTTCGGACCCTTGTGTCTTCTGCAATGTTTTATGTACTTTTGTGTATTcatgtttatatgtttttatactTGTTTTTATGCACCTGGCTGCAAGGAGAATGTCCCATAGGGTccaataaagtttcatttaatTGAATTCACTGTTGTTCCGGAAGTGTTTACCGTTTCAGCCTTGTCACGGACTTCACAGTCCTCAAAGTGTTTGGGGTTGACAACATGGCACATTGTTTCCAGAAGGTCCAACTGCAACACAACATTACACCCCCCTTCACCCTGGAAACACAGAGATAGAGTGAAAGAGGTCAATCAAGTTATTACAAGCCATTTGTCAGTGTCTTTATATAATATCACCTTAGTTGATAGTGTCTTTTTTTTGCAACACAGGTGTCTTTCCTGTCATGCAAATAAAGCCTATTTGTATATGGTGTTGGGGTATAATTAAAGTTAGTTGATAGTCCACTCCTTATTCTGCATCTTATCACACTCTCATAGTCAAACCAAAGTGCACAATCCCGGTGGCTCAACAGGCTAAGGAGCATACCATGCACTTAAAAAGTTGTGGGTTCAATATGGATCACAATTTTTGTagtcatttcctctctctaccATATAGAGCAATGTCTAAAAAGCAGtaataacatgaaaatcatATTGAAAATATTGACCAGATATTCTACCAGATTTTAGAccttattataaaaaaaaaatctaaaaatctaTAATTCTATTACCAACACCCACTACCCACCACCCACAGACAAATCCCCCTCCTTGCATCCCATTTCCTAAACCCTTCCTTACACTGCTCCCGGTCTTCcctatgtatacacacacacatagacatacacaccaTCAACCTGCTTTCCTGTACcactcagtcaatcaatcaatcaatcactcaatcaATCCCCCTACCTGTTCAACTCTGCTGGATCGGATGTTGTTGAGCTTGAACTTGTAGCCATGGTGATGTCGTTCATTGATGTGGTGCATTGCCAGGCGTGCCGCCGCACCACTACTGTCGTTGCTGCATGTTACCGGCTCCAGAGCCTGTGCAGCAATGCATGGcaacaccaccaacaccaaGACCAGCAGTCCCTTCATGgtacagagggagacagagcaggCCACTGCAGCTAGGGAGGTTATATAGTGATAGAGAGGTTAAGAGACATACAAgggaaaacgagagagagagaaagagagagagagaggggggggggggggggggggacgagaggagagagatgcagatAAAAGGTGTTGGATGAGGACAGGATTGGAGAGTCAAAGAACAAATAGAGACTTTAACCACTGGCAGTGGAGTAGTTGTTTATTTTGATACATGTGTATTGGAAATTTGTCAGTTTCATCATGATTTTATTAGTATTAACTTTAATTaacttaatttaatttaattagtttaatttcatttatttaataaaTTCACTAATgctaacttttttttaatgctttaaaGAAAAGAGCTGTACAAGTATAGTCTCTTCTAACAACAGTTTACTCTTATCAATCAAGTTGAATGGAAGGAATTGTTGACAGCATCACAGTTTCCTTTACGTCTCATGTGCCTCAACAGAATGAATATTTGGGCTAATGCAGAAAACTGGACAACAAATTGTAAAACCTCAACATCTATGATAACAAACTATATATAACTCACGTTTTCCCATCCTTCTAAATCGactgtcaaagtgcccttgagcaagacacttaaccaTCTGTTACAGTGGAACTGCTATGCACCACTGTAGCCAATAGATCTGACAGAAACCAGTTAAAGCCTGCTGTAACAAGCACAGATTCTGTATAGACCCACAGCACGtgtcttcaattcaattcaattctatgcactgacgCACTGCGatacggttatcggttaaattagcAAATTCCACTAATGTTGCTTAAATACCACATGGTAAAAACTTTACctagtttgtagggcagcagaagacgagtcAGGTACAAATCCTGTTAttaacacaggcgagtttggagcagaGTGTGgaatgtttcacttttgtttgtaCAGACTgttggattgagttcaatgctgctggtctgctggtctctgcatctccaaatgacaaacatgacatgatgcgcacatcaggcgcattagatcagtttctatacactgaccaacttttgatttttgaCTTTTGCCATGGGACAAAAAGACCAGGACAAGATGAAGACTGAAACTATCAAGCGTCATACAAGATCAAAATCAAACAAGCATATTCACTATCCCAGAGTAGGCTACTGAAAATCTGTTCACAAAGTCAAGCAGACAAACTCAGGAAAACTCAAACTCATGCTACCAAGCTTGGTAATATTAGATTCTTGATAATGTTATTTATGGATATAGTGACACTCTAAAGAAAGGAACATGTTGTTGCCAAAACTGcccaaaaatgttttcattcattcattttccatacccgcttattcctattcagggtcacgggtGGACTAGAGCCTATCCCCGCATGCATTGGGCGGAAGGCGGGGAAACACCAGGGGTTCATTCCATTGATAACgatttctccctcttcctcgcCTCACGTCTCCTTGACCCCTCAATGAAAGGTCACGGGGGAGAATAGATACGCACCGTATTGAAGTGCGGGGTTTGAGGCTTCTCATCCACAATATCCCCTTCCCCTCCACGGATGACAGCTCTAGAAACGTTTCACAAAGTGTGGAATTCATCTAAGTCAACCCCTAATGAGCCTCGTCTACCTCattgagggttagggttagaacaCCTAAAATAAATTTCCTAagctgatgtgtgtctgtgcgttatTGTCGAACTTTTTATGCTTTTGTGACTtgggttttattgtttttataccTCTAAATGACCATAGATCTAGCTGTAAGAACAGTGGCGTGCACAGACTCTCTAAGGGGCAGGGGCAAAAAATGAAGAAGGGGCACCTCTTCCCCCCAACTGGGTTGTAGTGAATATTTGTTTAGGgtcaggtcagacacacacacacacacaggttattttttgttctcttgtaaatactgtaaataatgAAGGGTGCTTGCttttatttggttgtttatttgtctgtacaatatactgtatatgcatacgGTTGCTTGttcacattgtttattttaccatttttcATTGTTCCATGTGTTACTGTCTACCACCAAACTCTCTCCATTGCTTCACTTTTaagtcaataaatcattacaaaaaaaaaaaatgtattaattgtGTTGTGATTATTGGAagtttactactactactaccactgaaTATAGAGATATAGAAAATGACAATGAACTGCATGTTTTCCTTTTTGGGTCCAAGTGTTAAACCTGTGCTCTCTTCTCCCTTGGCTAATTCAGAAACTGCCAACTGCCAAGATCAACTACATATGTCAATACTCAGAACgctttttatacatttttatttttttatactttttatccAATTTCCAGCTATGCAACTTCACAAGTTTGCCTTGAAACTgtatattgtttaaaaaaaaaaacgtcttcaCAAACATTGACCTATGTGGTCGCTCCATCATTCCGCCAACAGTATCATGGTGCAACAGCATTCAAATGATTCCCAAATGGTTTTCTTTATTAAGTTGAAATTTGATGTGGTCCAATGTCCTAAGGAAATCTGCTATTTGCTTGGATCCCGCAATTAATGCTTGCgactatatttattattattattattattattattattatcattagatCATGCAGCTTTGTGGAAAACCAGGACCTTGTCATGGGTTTGCAGCCATCGATGGTGAATGGCAGGACAGATGGGTGAGTTGGGGGCCGGTATTGCAAGTAATTTGCCATGGAAGAGAAGGGACAAAAGGCAGTTTTAGTTTTTGCATTAATTATTGGTGTGCCATGGCAAGATCTGTCCATTTTAGAATGTTTCAGAAAGACCACATACATATGTTCTTCTAAAGTCAAATCAGAAAAAGTGAGGTCATGCTGAGGATTGAAAGAGAAAGATCTGGTTCTGAATTCACCACACCATAGAGACTGTTAATAATAGGCTCTGAAGAGCGACCTTTATTAATGATCTCCACTGTCGCTGCATTATCACAGAATACCATAATCTGCTTCCTGGACCACTTGCTACCCCATAGTAGACAAGATATGACGATAGGGTACAGTTTGAATGAGGCAGTAGATTTTGAATTTGCACTAAGAGATTGCATTTCAATTGGCCAAGCATCTGCAAACCATTCAATATTATAGAACCCCCCCAAAACCAACGGAAGGTGCTGCATCTGTGAAATACTGAAGGGATGTTGAAGACTCTACAAAATCGTTATAAAAGAAGGAAATACTATTCCACTTCACAGCAGGGCCCAAAAACATAGATCTGACTGACAGCCTTCATCCAAAGCTACAGATTTGTTGAGATCGGCCACAGAATTGGCCATGGCTAATAAACAGGACGCGAACAAACGGCCGCGAGGGATAATGCGCATGGCAAAATTAAGATGGCCTATGAAAGAAGTCCATGGTTTGTCAGAGCTGAAGCATTGGAAAAGGATCTAAGAGCTACTCTAATACGCCATTTCCACACTTCGCGTGAagacctacctacctacctacctactaTAACGATACactgttgctcaagcattcacaacGATATTGTCGGTGCCGAATATGCTGAGAAAAAATTGAGCATGATTAATTCACcgacatgcttttattttactcgctctcGAAAGTAAATGAccgaaggatttgggttcatgaattgcAGCAAAAGAGAAAGGAGCTGGCAGAATCAATAATCCCCCTTTACGGCgctttcatgacattattgtgcttaGTTAAGATGAGAGCTAGTGGTAGTCACCAAGTGAGgctgttcatttctttaccagtaggtgactctgaacaccacatctactgtggatcaaagacGCTAGtgtccatgttgagagaaacacctgtaacttcACCGTGGCTTAACAGGTTTTCAATAAGCAACTCGTTACCTTTTGGTCATAGCCATTAAAAAGATAGGATAATAACGCATTTGCCCTCGGCAGATCAGGTTGGCCAAGACTTGATGCTATTTTGTTAGTTAGCAAGATAACTAGCAAATTCTCTAGTTAGCAAGTATATCCAAGTCAGTAAACACGCTTTACCGCTAATCCCAAAGGCTCTTCCGATCCCAACCGGCATAtcacgtttcttttcaacatttttagaggcaATGGTCTTTGTCAAATAACGGcgggttcctctggacttctgtcatcagttcctcagcaagcagtgccatcactgcagtgaactaaTGAATTCCCCCACCCCTTCctttgtagaactttattttgattggttgaaaatgttttatcgttgtctctacatccaaaaaaatagctctgagatggaaccaacaatatagttatagttgtcattttggatgtttttatagttatagttgtagtgtgaacacagacatgCTATTTACTTATGTGGTAGGAACACTTGTTTTAATGTTAATGCATTACCAAAACTCTCTCTTAGCTTGAATGCACCCCATAGCATTAGATTGACTCCTCCTTGGGCTAGCCCTCCAATTGGCTTATGAGGGTATTTAAGACAGCTGTGGCATCATGgctgtctttctctgcttctGCCTGTTGGTTGCCATATTGGCTCCTTTGTGACTCTGAGGTAGGTGGTGCAGTCATGAGTTTGGTTTAATGTTTTTAACTGTACCCAGTGGctgagttttatttgtttgtaatcgttgcctgcctgtctacccTGTCGTTTCGGTGTCTGCTTGGCTGAGGTTTGTGACTCTCAAGGTATGTTTTCTAAGTATGTATATGTACTAAGCACATGTGAAGTGGTACTGTGAATTGACCAATCCCATCTGTTGTAGTTCCTGTCTGCCTTTGGATGACCTGGATGATTACCCCTGGGGTCTGCTTAGCTGAAGCACATTTATGTCAAGGTACTGGCTACTCAATTTAGTTGGTGGTAAGTGGGGTGTGAGAAATGCCTGTAATTGTGGTTATTACAGTGTTATAGACCTATTAATAATGTGTCTTCTTTATTGTAGGTCTCTATCAGCTGCTGTTTTTCCTTGGCGGTCTTAGTTGTTTTGCTTAGGCAGTCTTAAATGGTTGTTTTGCCTCTCAGTCTGAGATAAGGATTCTGTATTGCCTGTCTGCCAGTTCTGATTGTAGAACTGTGCTTTCGTACTTTAGATTGAACCAACCggttgttttgtatttattcttATGCTTTGTTTCcattaggggtgtcacgattctccaaatccatgatttgatttgactttcgattttaaggtcacgattcgattcggTTTTcgatttaaaattattttttttcagcactgacagctatgccattgttagactatcgagtcttgatttgtaaagatcaacagatcattggttttatgccctgacaactgtcatttacatttttaaattcttctttaaaaagatagtatcaagtgtgatataactgccatattttttttttggaatgtaccacactaagggcatatggtcaaattttttcaaagtttttccatttaaaaaaacacaactttccctttaatttggtaccaaatacatggcaaggcaattcagggcgtctccttacttgagtgtcaacattcacagtatgacaacaaaacagatccttcctatcttggctaacgataagctttcaaaatacatacaaaacctccaacgcttcagcccacacagtaataagatcagacaaatatggaaaaagtcgccaaacttatatggataaaagtcgctgcaacccagccagtcctcctaccgaatCTTCTGTGCACTGCCTCCcagaaaacagcgtccgtctctGGCGGTGAGagccaggtaggtcccgctgtttagtgaaggtgatcttgtgtcttgttttatcgagcaagaacaagcgatttcgatcaaaagacttcaactcacaatgtctttgtaactttccactacatacggcgggtcaggttctgtctcacagcacaagtctccagaaggttttaaaagcgtgacgcttagccggtattttaccggtggaggacgactaaacccggggaaaatcaaacgtctcagtgtcaccagatatacagtattttccggttccggttcatcgatgacaacttgaagtatatataaaacaaagctgacaacttgattttcagtttttggtacattttaaacgttttaaaaatgacgggcgcccTAGCCGCTCTTGgacgctatagtgaaatatagaacgggcgctctctagcagctacgctgttgttgtttttttcttcagacgcgtgcaagtaggcaggggtggagagaaaaaaaatactgggagaatcgcgaacctgcttgtgatttcgaaggacgaaatcgaacgctcatttcaatcgattttcgatttagaatcgaaatcgtgacacccctagttTCCATTGATTAATATTTTTGGTTATTCCCCTCTGGAGCTGAGTACTGGCTTGTTGTGGAGGCTAGGCTCTCTAGTGTGGTTACCTTCACCATTTGTAGTGGTAAGAGCACTGGGACACTGTATTGTACACCTGTTTGCGGTGGTTGCCATTTCTGGTGAGTACACGAGTGGTGGGTAAGTTATTGCACTCCTGGAACACGCCCTTGGTTACTCTGCCTCTCCTTTGCTGGCCTCAGCCtactctcccttttttttttttttttgtagtttcaTAATTGCTTTTAAGTACTAGAAGTGTTTTTAGTAGGTTTTAGGGCAGTACAGAACGTGCATTATAAAGAGGAGATGCAACGAGCTGGGAGAGAATAAGGGAAGGCAACTAACAGAAAATCGTCTAAAAGATGAAGAATGAAAGGTAGCCTGCAAACGTTACACAGAACCCAACATAAAGCTTCTCACAACGAATCAAAGATGCGAGGGCTGCTGCGACATCCAAGTGTTAATTTcactaaaaattaaaatttggaCTGCCATTTAACTCCAAAGAGATGCCACTGAGAGGGGTGGAGCGGCATTACTTTGAAGGCGTCCGTTATGTCCGGTTTTCCTAAACACTCCTGCTGATTTGATCATTTGGATAGTGTTATCTACTGATgcataaaagagagaaaacggTCAAGTGGAATTAAGCTATTAATGCTCGGAACTGAACTATAATGTAGAGCAGAGGACGATTATCAACCGTTTTTTCCCTGAATATTTCTGTGTTGCAACACCATGGGACTAACTCTGAAAATTGAGAAGGGTCACTTGGAAAACGGGCCAATCATCTAACCTTTGCTAACTTCTTTTTTGAGAAGCTCATCTACTACCTCAGGCTCTTTGAGGGCGGATTGCAAGTTCCATGCTTTTTGAGGGCTTTGGAGAAAGCAGGAGAAAGCAATCTAATTCACTGGAGTTGATGGATGATGCGTGTTGCAGGACCCCTAACTGTCGCCACCCAATTGACAGCCTATGTCCCTGCCACTGTATAAAGGCTTTGCTTGACAATAAGGGCAGgcttcaaaatgtttcattaattTAATATTAACAggagtttggctcagtaggtaaagcatcagcctctTATGTGTAAAATTGTGGGTTAAAATCCAGGCTTGTCTTTTCCAAAGTCATAAACTGTCAAGGgtttggccattgtgaataaATAACTAATGTGCGATGAACAATATGgttgcaattaaatgataaacttGACAAAAGTCATGGCTTAACACAAAATTAGTAACTAATCCACTGATCTTCACAAAACTTGTCTGTATgtctagcctgatattcagaccgAATGGCCTTTccgttaccactccattattcagcctgagattacctccttgttagccgttttctgtgtgtgggggggttgattttcccctaaccaatcactagtgactgacgtatccggacactgtgacgttattttcagtgacactgatgctggcTGTATTTACCAACTTTCCCAAGAATGCAATgacaaaatgtcattgcaaCTCTATGCAATATTttggttaaggaggtgatttcaacaaatattattctgctgaaacaccaatgaaaaccGTTGCACaaatggttcaaactttagtcccacccacaaaggcgctgattggctcgattgtttctctgagttagaacaagccgttgactagagcaacaccagactctctgaagagtgggcgggatatggagcttttttcctatctttaatcaagagcgtggtctttcaatttgagagcatgatttattgatttcacgttcagattttgtaatgctttccctcaaaccctgtcctcgcactcaaatatctcctgcttgctcttagatttgctctgcttctgctcaaactgtatgcttgcactcagatataatgttgcttgcacacagatttcctgcgctccagcttcagcccttctcctcgcactcaggctgcttccgtgcgctcgtgaaacgtctgctctcggatttctgctctgctctcagatttctgctctgctctcggattttttgtgcaacaaccctgtcaaaattccccaaccaatagaat
Coding sequences:
- the LOC139916408 gene encoding alpha-2-HS-glycoprotein-like; this translates as MGKPAVACSVSLCTMKGLLVLVLVVLPCIAAQALEPVTCSNDSSGAAARLAMHHINERHHHGYKFKLNNIRSSRVEQGEGGCNVVLQLDLLETMCHVVNPKHFEDCEVRDKAETEVEADCNVELTIKDSKANVTKYDCNTKQAMTAEELVKTCPDCPSLLPLNNTEGLKSVRSAIALFNKNATNQRYYVLLEVGRMSSGYIMMSGMNYFAEFAIVETHCPIGSRILPEACKPLCPDRAHHAVCHSSSSSTSLSLKCELYPPVISSSPYAFVFLF